The genomic interval TACATAGTGGGGGAGGCGGCAGCTGGCCTGGCTCCCCCACTTCCCCAGGACCTCCGCCTGGAGGAAGCCTGCCCAGGGCCGCAGCCCTGCCCCCAAAGACCCCAGGACAGACCAGAGCTCCTGCTGGAGCCGGGTGTCCCCATGCCGACCCAGCCATGTCCCCAGGTCCCACCCCAGGGTCACTTCCTGTAGCTCCGACTTCTCTAGTGGCTGATTGCAGTTCCCAGAATGTATAACATCCCAGGGTGCCAGAGCCCGCCCAAGCAGCCACTCCTGTCCAGTTGCCAGAATGTATAACATCCCAGGGTGCCAGAGCCCGCCCAAACAGCCACTCCTGTCCAGTTCCCAGAATGTATAAGATCCTAGGGTGCCAGAGCCCACCCAAGCAGCCACTCCTGTCCAGTTCCCAGAATGTATAACATCCCAGGGTGCCAAAGCCCGCCCAAGCAGCCACTCCTGTCCAGTTCCCAGAATGTATAACATCCTAGGGTGACAGAGCCCGCCCAAGCAGCCACTCCTGAGTTACTTGGGCATGTCCAGGACTCAGGTCCACACAGACAGTGGCAACAGCTAGCCCTGGGCATCTACCCCCATGAAGGGGACCCTCGGTTCTGCGAGAGAGATCCCCGAGTGGGAACTGGGCCCCCATGGTGCCCggtgcctctccccctctcctctgCCACTCTGCCCTGCACCCAGAGGCAGTGCTGGAGGCCTTACTCTACCACTCAGGGCTTCTCAAACCTCTGGTTCCACTTTTCTCCTTTTAAGCTTTCCATTTTGCAAACTCACCTCCCCCTTCCCAGGCTTGGGGGTCCAAGGAACCCCAGCTGGTGGGAGAAGCGGCTGCACTGTGGTGCAGGGGGTGGTGAGTGAGCGAGGAGGCACTAGTGTGGGGCAGCTACTTCACCTCCCTGTGCCTCTGTGTCCTCCTCTGTCAAAGGGGTAAGATAATGGCTCCCATTGCTGGGCTGCTATACAGTGCTCAGggccacagtgcagtggggggaCCCACGTCCCTCGCCACCTTGATGCATACAACCCGGACAAGTTTACTGCTGTGATTTCTGCCGGCGCTGCTGTGCCGGTTCCCTGGTGCCGCATAGCCACACACTCCCCGTGAGTGGGCCTGCCCAGCATTAGCTGAGTGCCTTCTGTGTGCTCTACGCCAGGTGCCAAGGGCAGGCCAGTCAAGCAGAACCATGTGTGGGGCTGGGACAGGTCAGGGTGGTGGAAAGGAGGACagatggaggcaggaggcaggtgtGAGaagctgcccaccccacccctcaacaCCACGGCACTTCCAGCTCCAGCAGGTCCTTGTTCTCAGCTGCCCCTGAGCCATGGGTGGCCAGGTCTCCTCCCCATCACCCCACTGAGACGCGAGACAGGGAGGACCTGATCCTGGAGTCCCTCCCAGCCCTGGCTGAGAAAGCCACCCAACCCAACAATGGGCTTGCGCAAGCCGCGCAGTGACTGCTCCCAGCCTCTCCCAAGGACTTAGGAGCCCAAAGCTGCCTCCCTCCCAGTGAGCATCCCAAGGCATCGCTGGCTGCAGCTGAGAGGGCCTCATTTGGGCACTGCCCTGAGGCTGGCACTTGCAGGTGGGGGcccttgggagctctgggaggcACCTGGCAGCCTCCCAGCCACCCCGGACCAGTCCTGCTCTCCAGGCTCAGGGCTACAGCCACAACCAAGGGGCGAGGGGAGTCCAGGCCCACCCTGTGCTGGCAGCAACTCCTTCCCAGCTCTGGGCCCAGTATGATGCCCATCTTCCCTCTGGGGAGTCATGTTCCTCCCACTCCGGGCCCGTTCCCACCCAAGGCCCCTTTGCAGGAGACTGGCACTGTCCTCCTCCAGCGGGAACTGGGTGTGCCCTCAGCAAGACTCTGCCCCCTCCCGTCCTCATgttctcaggagactgaggctgggcaTTCAGAACCAGCCCCAGGAGCAGAACGCAGGTCTGCATATAGACTCACTGCAAGGAGACCCCTGGGGTGGAGACCCTCATTCCCTGATCCCCCAGGGGTCCTGCATCAAAGCTCTGGAGATGCAATTTCCAGCAGGGGCTCCCCTGACCAGGGCCATACTTTGGGGCCGGGACAATCCTACTACATGGATGTGTCACCATCCTGCCCATGCGGGATGGCTTGAAGGGTTTCCCAGGACACCAGAGCTGGGAGCACTGGTCAGGTGGGGGCCTCAGGTGCAGCGTGACCGCTGGCACCAAAAGGTCTCACGCCCCCGAATGCCCCATTCACAGCAGGGGCAGGTGCTCCCTGGGCTACCTGCATCGGGGATGGACTGGTGCGTGTTGGGCTGACCCCTGCTTCCCAGGCCTGGGGTGGGGTCCCTGGGAGTCCACACACCCAGCTGGGGCTTCCACCCTGCCCTCCCAGTGGGTGCATCCCCAGGTGGAAGGTGATGGAGGGACCCACTCACTGTGTGCATCCCGCTGTGGGGGAGGGGCTGGTCTccgccctccccaccccaccctccccactcccgCCCCCGCAGGGCCACGAGAGGGTGGCATGCTCCGCCTTCCCACGCCCAGGCCCGCGCCAGCCCCAGGCTGCTCCCAACCCCCAGCCTGTGCGCGCATCCCCCAGTCCTGCGTCCTTTGCCTTGCTAGGCTGGGTCCTGCAGTGGTTGGGGACCAGGCCTCGGCGGGCCACCTGCCCTGCCCCTTTCCCTCCCTGCCCGGAATAGCGCTGGCTGGGTCAGCGTCCAGGACCCACCAAATATAGCATGGCCCTAGGTCCTGCCAGCTTCAGGCCCGGTGCCCTCCCCGTGAGGGGGTGGGAAACGTCAAGGGGTTTGACTGAGAGGACACACACCCCTTGCTGGACCCGAAAAAGCTTCTGTGACTTCGGGGGCCCTGGGGCCTGCTGAGGCAGAGCCTCCCCCTCCCCTGGAGGGGGTGGCTCCAACTCGGGCCTGGCAGACTTTCTAGCACAGGGGCCGGTGCCAAAGGCCCTCCTCCCACAGCCCTGATCCCGTACCGGTCCTGGCAGCTCCTGGCCTCAGTAGGAAGCGTGACTAGGCCTGGAGGAGCCTTTCCTCCTAAGAgtctccccaccaccccacctgcGGGCATTCCTCGTCTTCCCCCTGCCCCAGCACACCCGGGGCAGACTGAGGCAGGGGCCTCTCCTAGGGCTTCCCAGAAGGTGGGCTTGGCCACAGCTCCCATCTGCTCAGTGCTCCCTGCCTGACTGGGCCCCTCCCCATAAATAGCCCTGGACAGGCGAGGGGCTGATCAGCCCATCAAAGCCGGCCACTTTTGGGATCCCACACAGCATCGACAGGTCAAGGCCTCGAAGTGAGGTCATGTGGTGGTTGCGGGAGGTCGGGTGTCTTCTTGCCCACAGTCCTGACCCTGGGCATGGCTGAGGAGGTCgcagggagggtggagggtgaggcagggtgAGCTGGGTGCGAGAGTGTAGCAGTGTGTCTCGAGAGCTTTGTTCTTGAGTGGGTCTGCCTCGGGGGCTTTAGAGCAGACCCCAGAGGGTGGCCAGGAGGAtgggggccagggccagggtggcCGGGGTGGCAAGGCCGGCGCCGTTGCAGAGGTCGTACTGGCAGCAGGAGGTGGTGGACGCGTGCTTGGAGTAGCCATCGTACACAGTCTCGAAGCAGCGGGGCACGCAGGACTTACTGACCTTCATCCTGGTGGGGGTGTAGTCTGCAGAGGGGCGGGGCGGTGAGCCAGCTCCGCTAAGAGGGGCAGGAGACCCAGCTGGCCCCACACCAACATCCATGGCCATCAGGGCAGGGCCCCTCACCCTGGAGCTCCCAGACAGGATCCGGGGACAGGAGAGCCTCTTTCCTCAGGACCCCCACATGCTCAGGGGCAGGGCAGAACCTCCCCTTTGTGCTCCCCAGGCAGGGCCATGCAGGGCCCCCAGACTCACAGGTGCGCGTGGTCATGCAGTAGGCAACCATAGCCGGGCAGCGCATGGGGTTGAAGCAGTTGTCTCCATTGTAGGCACACACGTGGCAGTCCAAGGCCTGGGCTGGGGTTGGCAGATGGGCGGGAGGGGAACGGGGGTCACAGAACATGAGaggcccctcctccagcccaTCAGGCCCCCAGCCCGTCACCTTCCCCAGGGCACAGGGCTAGAAGGAGGGGCGGTCGCTGGGAATTCTGGCCTCCTTCCCTACTTTCAGCCCACCTGCCCTCAAAGTGGGTCTGCCCATCCCTCTGTCCTTTGTCCATCTTACCCAGAGGTAAGCCCATGAGGACCACCAGGATCAGGGTGAGCAGGGGCGTCATGGCTGCAGGCAGGAGGGCAGCGTGGGAGTGGGGAGGTGAACAGCAGCTAGCCCTGGATCCAACTCAGGGGTGGCGCACAGAGGATCCAACTCAGGGTGGTGCGCAGAGGACGTGGGGCCGGCTCTGCCTCCCGGAGCTCCTGGTCTACTGGGAGTGCTGCAACCCTGCACAGCAGGTGGCAAAGACAGGTGGTCAGTACTGGGCCTGAAGGACCCATGGGGGCCTGGGCAGGGATGATGGCGGGCAGAGGGGCCACCTAACTCAGTGGGTGTCAGGGAAggtttcctggaggaggagaCACTTGGGATGGGACAAGAAGGGAGAAGAGATCAGGACTTTTCAATCAGAGACCAGCACCTGCAAAAGCTTAAAACAGCCTGTAGCGCTGGATGGAGGAGAGATGGGGGGAGGATGAGGGGCAGAGCTAGAGAAGGAGGAGGGGTGGGCAGAGCTAGAGAAGGAGGAGGGGTGGGCAGAGCGGCCTTAAATACCAGGCCTAAACCAGGCTTTTATCCAGGGGATGGTTGGTGCAGAGGTGCTATGGGCGGTGGTCTGCAGCCCACCCCAAGCGGGGCCCTGGGGGCCGGATGGCTGGCCGTGGCAGGGCTGGGCCCAAGGGCTGGGTCTCTTCTcgctcttcccctcccctctgctcctGGGGTGTCCCTACTTGGGGTTCCTTCTTCCAGAAGACCTCCAGAGCCCTGGTTAGGGTTGTCTGAGTCCTCGGCCACTGCAGAAGCTCCCCAGCAGGGATGAGCTGTGCCCAGCTTGGGGGGAATGCATTTTGAGCCCCTCCCAGGAGGGCACTTGGGCCAGACAAGAAGAAGCATTTCCCAGGCTGGGTCTGGTTTTTGGAACGGGAATGCCGTCTCTGGAAAGAGGTTTacagtggggaggtgggggttggATTACGGCTCTCCTACCCCCGCGGGGATACTCGGCCCTCGGTCTCCGTCCTGGAGGACTAAATTAAACTTACGCCTTCCCGAGAACAACAACTCCGTCTCTCAGGACACATTTGCCCAGGCCAACCCCAGGATGCCaaaggccagagtcaggcctgcgGCTTCGAGCTTCCCAACCCCCTCACGGAGAACCCCGCCCCAAACACTGCGGTCCCAGGTCGAGGGGAGGGCTCTCGGCGCGAGCGGGACTATCAGGGTGACCTCACCTGTGACCTTCACCACCGTGAGGTACCGCCGCGCCTGGGAGTCACCCGCGGCCGCTCGCCGGTAGGTGCCTGCCTGAGTCTAATCGTAGGCGTGTCTGTGTGTCCCGCAGCACCCGTGCCGCAACGCCTGATGCTCACCGCAGGCCCAGCCCAGTCCCGCCCCCGGAACAGCCTGCCCAGCGCGAGTTCACCGCAGGCCCCGCCCCAGGCCTGCCCCGGCCCCGCCTCCTGGGCACCCGCCGAGCCGAACTCACCGCAGGCCCCGCCctggccccgcccctgccccgccTCCTGGGCTACTCACCAAGCCGCGCTCACTGcaggccccgcccctgccccgccTCCTGGGCACCCGCCGAGCCGAGTTCACCGCAGGCCCCGCCCCGGACCCGTCCCCGGACAGCCGGCTCGCCGGGCAAGCGCTGGGACCCCGAGGCCAGTCCAGGCATCTGGATCTCCGACACAGAGGCAGCCACGCTCCCTGGCGACCCTCAGACTCACGTGTTCCGCCCGGACACTCCGCAGGCTATCTTCACCGCGTCCCGCGGCAGCCCAGCCTTCCCCGCAGCCGCCTCCGCCCACTCGCCCGCGCCGCGTCGTTTGTCGGCCGGCACCAGCCTTGCGGCCCCAGCTCCGCGCTCCTCCAGCCCAGGCCCAGCAGCTCCGGAACTGGCGCCCTTTGGCGCGCCCGCCTCGCTGCCCATGGCCTCCGCCTGCCTCCCCTGCGCTCAGCCCCCGCTTCTGGTCCCTGTAGCAAAGCTGGAAGGCAGGCCTGCAAGGCAGCTCCTTGCTCCGTGGTCCCTCTCACCATCATaatgttaatattaaataattatctttACATAACTTTGAATACTTAcgttattggttctgtttttggcaaaatgtaataaaatttcatGGGTccgaaagttttcattttttccaatgtgagaaagaaaaataaaaccttttcttCTACCCTaaagctcatttttttctttaaaacatttttgcggGCCTGAGGTACAGAATACACCATGCCTGCTGGGCAAGTGGGCTCCGGTTCCAGGAAATCCTTCGGTCCCCAACAAACTAGGCCAGTTGGTTGTTCTGTTTGCCGAGAGGTAATGCGCACCCTCCTGTACCAGGTCCTAGTTGGGGAGAAGGCAAAGAATAAAACCAGCAGACGTTCCAGAATATTCCCACCCCGTGGAGCTCACACTCTGGTGGGATAAGAGGCGTGAAAGGAACGCATAGGTCAGAACCAGAGTATGTCGCGGTCTTCAGCCTCAGACCACGATGAATTAATACGGATGAAACTTCCCTTGCCCGCCCGCCAGCCGCtcgcctcctgctgtgtggcgGGGTTCCTAACCGGTCTTtgacccaggggttggggacctttatgttaaaggaagttcttcaggcagaaatacggatctacacaaaggaataaaTGACACCAGAAATAGGAAATagaaggtaatttttttcttatttttgattcAAGTTAAAAGATAGTTGATTacgtaaagcaaaaataataacaatgtattaagGAATTTATAGCAAATGTAGAAGTAAATTGTATGATAATAGTAGTACAGGCTGGGCaccgcggctcacgcctgtaatcccagcactttgggaggctgaggcgagtggatcgcttgagcccgggagttcaagaccaggcttgGCTGGGCAAcgtagagagacctcatctctaaaaaaaaaaaaaaaataccaaaaaattagctgggtgtggtggtgcacacctgaggttgcacccaggaggctgaggtgggagaatcacttgaacccaggaggtggaggttgcagtgagctgtgatcacactactgcactgaagcctgggtgatagagcaagaccctgtgtcaaataaatttaaaaaaaatagtaatacaaaTAGACCAGGAGAGGGACAATGGAAGTTCGCTGTTGTAGATTTATTCTACTCTGTGTGAAGTGGCCTACTATTTCTTGGAGGTAGACTAGTAAGTCAAAGGTGTATGCTAAGACACTAAAGTGTcactaaaaaaagacaaagaaaaatgcaaaagtcAAAGCACTGTAGTTAATAAATCAACAAAGGTGATGAtacagaattatttatttataaaagcacATGTTACAGAGACTgcagaagaggagaaaggaaaaaacaatgagacaaatagaaaacaaatagcaagatgacATATATTTAAACCCAGCCACAGCAATAATGACACTATGTCATCTAAACACTTCAattaggctgagcacggtggctcacacctgtaatcctaacctgtaatcccaacactttgaaaggctgaggcaggtggatcacttgaagtcaggagttccagaccagcctggccaacatggtgaaactccctctctactaaaaaatacaaaaattagctgggcatggcggtgggtgcctgtaatcccagctacttgggaggctgaggcaggagaattgcttgaacctgggagcagaggttgcagtgagctgagatggtgccactgcactccagcctgggcgacagagtgagtgagactctgcctcaaaaacaaacaaaaacatctcaATTAAAAACAGAGGTTGTCAGATtggataaaaatagaaacagcCAAGTATATGCTGTCAGTGGGAAACTCACCAGACatgtaaaaacacaaataagataaaagtaaaaagatggagAGAGATATACTATGCTAACACCAATTAAAAGAACACAGACATGACTACGTCAATATCAAAGTAGGTTTAAAGCAAAGACTATAATCAGAAATAAAGAGGAGCATtactggccaggtgtagtggctctcatctgcaatcccagcactttgggaggctgaggtgggaggattgcttgaggccaggagtttgagaccagccagggcaaaacAGCAAAACACTATCTgtactagaaagaaagaaagaaaaaaaatttaaaaagagggaCATTACCAAATGATAAATTGATCAGTTCATGAAGAGGACTCAGCAgttctaaatatgtatgcacctaacaattaagcttcaaaatacacaaagcaaaacaaacaacatctgatagaactgaaaggagaaaaagaaaatccacaatAACAGAGATTTCAACACTCCTCTTTCAAGAACtgataaaaaatagacaaaaagtcTGTAAGGATGAAGACGTGGATCACATTACCAGTCAACACGACCAACTTGATGTTTATAGGACACTCCACCTCACCGAAGGGGAACACACCTTTATTTACCAATAATGTCCTCCAAGGCAGACTGTATTCTGGGCCATAGAACAAATCTCAGTAAATTTATACGGATTAAAATCATGCAGATTATTTGCTTGGACTACAGTGAAgctaaattagaaatcaataacagaaatatatCTAAAAGATCATCAAATATTTAGAAACTGAGTAATAACATATTTCTAAACTTATAGGTCAAAGGAGAAaccaaaaaggaaataagaaaatatttccaactgAATGAAAATGCAAACACAATTCATCAAAGTCAAAGGATGCAGCTGAAGTGGGCCCTGGAGGGAAATTTTGCACTAAtgcttcttttagaaaaaaaaaaagaactgaaacttCTTTTGGAAGAGAAAGAAGTTCTCCAAAAAAAACCACCTAAACTTTCACCCTCAGAAACTAGAACAAAaagagcaaatcaaacccaaggtaagcaaaatgaagaaaatagcaaaaataaaagcaaaaaaaaaaaaaaaaaaagtgaggtagaaaaagaagatagagaaaaatcaatgagagCAATGTTTAAGAATGCCCCTCCAGGAGGAGGACCTCAACAACCCTCCCCAGTCCGGCTTGTCCATGGCAGGACCAGAGAAAGGACCTCTTGCAAACCAAAGCTAGCTGCTTCTGAGTTGGGGGCTGGCCAGTGGAGTGGGCGGCTGGGGCTGCCCCTCCAGCCCTCCGTGGGATCTGGCTGTCGAGACTGGGCGTTAAGGGAGGCTCTTGGGCCCCCCTGATCTGACTGAATAatgctcctttctttctcccacctGGCCTTTCAGCCAAGATGCTGTCAGGCGTCATCAGCCCCACACAGGGCCTGCAACCTTGTAGGTGGGGACAGCGCAGCTGGCCAGAGGGGGCCGGGTGGGAGCTCAGGCCCGACTGGACGGTGAGGAGAGCAGAAGTTCAGAGCAGGTGGAGGGAGGACCCCTTTTCAGATGACCTGGTCAGTTGCTTTTGCACAGTCTCCCTGACAGCTGCCCTCTGTCTGGACATTGTGCTTTGACTGCTTttagcatttccatttttaaggcaTAGAGAAAATTGCATCCGGTGATGGGCCAGGAGAGTCAGCCATGCACCCCATGACAGGGTCAGTGCCCCACCCCTGGGTGCTGGCCGAACCTCAGTGGCTGTGCCTTGGGGCCCCACCACTCAATCCTATGCCTAAGACATCTCCCTGCAAGTTCTGAGCTTGGGCTCTGGCAGAGGGAGCTCCTCCTTCAGGGGCACTAGGGACATGGGGGCAGGGCTGTCGGCCCCCTCTGGCCAGCTGCGCTGTCCACACCTACAAGGTTGCAGGCCCTGTGTGGGACTGATGATGCCTGACAGGGtcttggctggggctggggctggggtcagGTTGTGTCCAGGACAGTTGAGGAGCTGTCCAGCAGGGTCACAGAGAAGCAGCCTGGAGGCTGGGAGACTGAGCTAGGGACCCTTGGAGGCACAGGGCAGAGGGCAGTGATGGGCTATGAGCTGTGACTGTCCTTGGGCTTGGTCTGGAGTCCTGCCAGCTCCCAGGCCCCATTGCAGCCACATGGGCAGCCTAGCCCTCTCTGGATCCTGCAGGTTCGCTTCCACTCCTGGGCCTTTGCCTGGGGCCCGCACGCAGCCTCATCCATGCTGCCTTTGTTGTCCCTGTACCTGCCGCTGCTTTGCAGTCTTCCCTGACCCACCAGCAGAACTCCCTCCTCCTTCATTCCTGGAGTTTGGTGGCCACAGCCTCCGTTTCCTGACTTTCAGGGGTGGGAGTGGTGGGGGAGGTGGAATTTCCGCCTGCCTCCAGGCTGCACTGGACACAGAGCACTCCCGTTCCCTGGGCCCTGGATGAGGATTCCTGCAGCCAGCCTGCCGTGAAGTGGCAGGAGTCACTTTCCCTTGCCCAGCCTTAGTTTCCCCATACGGAAGTGGGGATGGGTGGGTCTGCAGCCTAGGCACTCCTACCCCTCTGCTCTCTGCCCGACTCCCATGCCCAGGTGCCTTCGCACACCCTGCCCTGGGCGCTTGGCAGGCCTCAGGCCACCTGTCCAGAGTGGAGTGGAAAAGGGCACAGATGGGGCCATGAGCGGCACTGGCCTGGGCGAGGGCGGATTTTCCCTGTGCAGGAGCCCCAGCACCCGGCTCTCCAGTGGCCACCAGGGGGCGCTCATACTCAGACCTCCAGGAGCACTTGCAGGCCCCTCCCACATGGCAGCACTCAGGGGAGAAGGGGCGCCCTCACCCCTTCACCCTGGGTCATGTCCCTGAGACTGGGGTTCAAGAGCCTCCAGAGAGGCCGGCTTGGAACACCCCAGGCCCAAACCCAGCCTCGGAGCCATGTGGACACTGACTACCCACAGCCACCACCCAGGGCAAGTCCAGCTGCCTGGGCCCACCCCCATCCATGGTAACCCAGCAGCCCCTTGGCCAGACCTCACCAGGGTGAAGCTGGACTGGAGGGGGCGGGGAGCATGACGCAGGGAATATGGGCCAGGTGAGGTCGCCCAGAGGCAGGGAGGGTTCCGCACCCACTGCGTGGGTTCTGGCTGTATTTCGGGGATAAGGCTGTGACGTGGAGTGAGATGAGGCCCCCGGCAGATGCCCCAGCAGGGGCCCTTCCCCTTCTGGAGAGGGCCAGAGGCTCCTGCAGGCTGACCCCACGCCCCCGGCATGGGAAGTCTCAGGCCTCACCCGGGTCAGAGCAGAGCTCTGCCTTCCCCCAGGCCAGCTCCCTGGCAGGTCTGGCCTGGAAAACTTATGGTGACCGAGCCCCCTCCGGCCCCGGCCAGCAGACAGTGGTGTAGCATGGGTGGCAGCTGGTGAGGGGTCAGTGGTGCTCCCTGGCCCTGGGTCCAGGCACTCAGCTCTTTGTCCCACGCACCATGAGACTAGCACCATCACCACCCCCAGTTCCAGCCAAGGGCAGGAGCACTAGGTGGGGTCTGGGGCCCCAGGAGCGCACGGAAATGCCTGCAGCCCTGCAGTGGCTGGGAGgggggctgagggccagggccaccATTTAGTCACAGGCAGCATGTGGGGTGCTGGCTGCACCAGGTGGGTGCCCAGTGGAGGAAAATGGAGGCTCCCGGAGGTGGAGTGCTTTGCCTAAGGTCTCTCAGTCAAGGCAAGGAGTGACCCACCTTGGCCGCCCTGGGGAGATGGGCCTTGGGTGTGGAGAAGGGTGATCGCAAGGTGGAGACAGTGAAGCTCACCCAGACCCAGTCCTGGGTCGAGGTGCCTTGGCTGGGCAAGCAGCCCTCCAGGAGGGGGTTGCACAGTGGCCCTGGGTCCCAGGGGAGGCAGGATGGACAGGTGGTAAGAGCAGGCCTTCCCAAATCAGGCTTCACCTCCAGTAACCATCCAGCACCCCACTCGCCCCCAGGCCCTCAGCTGGAACTGAGGGTGGTGATGGTGCTAGTCTCATGGTGCGTGGGACAAAGAGCTGAGTGCCTGGACCCAGGGCCAGGGAGCACCACTGACCCCTCACCAGCTGCCACCCACGCTACGCCACCGTCTGCTGGCCGCGGCCGGAGGGGGCTCTGCCACCATGGAATTTCCAGGCCAGGCCTGCGAGGGAGCTGGCCTGGGGGAAGGCAGAGCTCTGCTCTGACCCTGGTGAGGCCTGAGACTTCCCATGCCGGGGACATGTGGTCAGCCTGCGGGAGCCTCTGGCCCTCTCCAGAAGGGGAAGGGCCCCTTGCGGGGCATCTGCTGGGGGCCTTATCTCACTGCACGTCACAACCTCGTACCGAAATACAGCCAGAACCCACGCAGTGGTCATGGAACCCTCCCTGCTTCTGGGAGACCTCATCTGACCCATATTCCCTGCGTCA from Gorilla gorilla gorilla isolate KB3781 chromosome 7, NHGRI_mGorGor1-v2.1_pri, whole genome shotgun sequence carries:
- the LYNX1 gene encoding ly-6/neurotoxin-like protein 1; protein product: MTPLLTLILVVLMGLPLAQALDCHVCAYNGDNCFNPMRCPAMVAYCMTTRTYYTPTRMKVSKSCVPRCFETVYDGYSKHASTTSCCQYDLCNGAGLATPATLALAPILLATLWGLL